The nucleotide sequence CCCGGTCGTTCAGGCCACACCGTCGCGCAAGAATGAAGTTGTGAAGCACCTTTGGAGGCTACGAGTTAACGCTGCGTACCGGAAGGCTCAGGACCGAAGGCTCGTCACGTCGGCCGGCGTAGTCCTGCATATGCTAAAGCACACCGGTTGCCTGTTCAATAACATTTTTACGTCGGACAGAGGACTGGTCGAGTCAATATTGGCCGCTGAGGAATACCGCTCGCGGTACAGCCGCGTGCAACTCGTGAACAGGTCGATAGTGAAGTACTGTCTTCGAGgcaccaccgccgcagtCGAGAGCGCGGACACGCTCGCTGAGGCGATAGTCCCCAAACCCAGTGTACCGCATAAACCACGGTACGTTGTTGAGGCAAAAGTGTGTGACGGTGTGCAGGCTTGTCCTCGCCCTGGACAACGTCCGTTATCCGCAGAACATTGGCAGCATTGTACGGTCGGCGGTTGCTTTCAACGTCGACCTGGTTTTCTACCTGAAAGGGACGGCCGATCCCTTCGACTGGAAGGTCTCGCAAATTACGGGCGGGCTGCAGTTCATGCTCCCGTACGTCAGAGGTATGGTGCTTGCGCGCCAGTTCACGCCGTGCAGGTGACGCCCGCGAGCTCAAGCGACTTTGCAAAATCCACAGGCTTACTCCGGTGGTCGCCCATCTTGAGGGGCAGCAGGTTGACGACCTCGAGATTAAGCAGGGCCTGTGCATTATTCTGTCGAACGAATCGCACGGTCCTGATCCAGACATCCTCAAGTTCGCGAAAAGGTGAGTTCAGCCGCTGCCTCCGTGCGCCATGTCATTTCAGGGTCGCGCTACCTATGCATCCGCTCGTTAACTCGCTAAATGTTTCCGTCGCAGGGGCCATACTGATTCACGAGCTTCAGACACGTTTATGCGCTGTGACGGCAGGCGCCGGTAACTGACAGTAAAGATGGCGTATTCGCGCGGGTCAAACGATGACCCCAAGACCCACTTTTTGACCGGACTGCCGGATGACTCTATATCGCACATCTCGTGGACGCACACCGCCAACCCGCTCCTGCTGGGCGCAGGGAGCTGGGACAAGAGCGTCCGGCTCTGGAGGGTAGCGCCCGCTATCGGCAACATGGTGACATCTGAATCCGTGATGCTGTACCGCCAGGAAGCGCCGGTGCTGGCCAGCTGCTTCTCGGCCGACGGCACCAAGTTCTTCGCCGGCGGATGCAGCAACACCGTCATGGCGTACGACCTCGTCAGCCGCAACCCGACGGGCATGCTGGTGGCTAAACACGACAAGCCGGTGATAGGTGTGTACTGGGTGCAAAAGCTCAACGCCATCATGACGACGAGCTGGGACGGCAAAATATGCATGTGGGACGGccgacagcagcagccCATGTGGACTGAGAACATTGAGACGAAGATATTCGCGTCGCATTTCCGCCCGAACATTGTGTGCGTCGCCGGGAGCAACGGGAAAATCCACGCGTGGAACTTGGACAACATCCAGCACGCGAAGAGCAAGGTCACGCTGGATTCCATACTCAAGTGCCAAGTGCGTTCACTGTGCCTCTTCCCCAACGTGACCGATAAGTCCGGGATCGTGTACACGTCAATTGGGGGCCGGGCGGTCGTGAGCTACTTCACGGAGGAGAACAGGTCGCATAACTTCTCCTTCAAGTGCCACCGGCAGGACGTGCCGGGCAAGTCCGCGCAAATCCACCCGGTGAACGCGGTGGACTTTCACAACGTCCATGGCACTTTCGTCACCGGCGGAGGAGATGGCGTCATCACCATCTGGGACAAGGAGCACAGGTCGCGGGTCAAGACGTTCAACAACGTCGACTCCCCCGTCGTGGACGTCAAGATACACTCCGAGTCTAACATGCTGGCGTACGCCACGAGCTATGACTGGTACAAGGGCCTAGACCAGGACCTGCTTGCGAAGACCAGGCGCCAGATCGGGATTATGCAGGTAGGTCGTCGGCCGTCGGTAGACACATTTCGCTCAGCTGCGAGACGAGGACGTAAAGGGGCGCCCCAAGACCATTGGCGGCCGTAGATAAAGCGAAAACAATTTTTTTCCCTAATATTTTGCTACATGCGCATGATTCAGCTGCGGTTGCGGAAAATTCCTGGTGGTTTTCGCCACGTGGAATCCTGCGCAGCAGTTCACTTTAAAAAAAATGGATGCCCACCGTCACAATTGGCTCGTCAACACTAGGGTGCTCTACAATTTTATCAGCAGCATTCGGCTGCCACACCAGCCGATTGCTGTGGAGTTCCTGCCGGAACTGCCGGGGTAGGCCTGCAGTTGTCACACATCAGCGCTTCCAGGCGTCGCGAACCCGCCGGGGATGTCGCGTTCTGCCAATTGGCCTGCGGTCTGCGGTCGGAGCAGGGAGAGAAGGTCGCTCTTTACTTGCTAGAGGTACAGTGTCGCGTCCTGTGCGACTCGACACCTGGTGCAGGTGGCCCTGCCGGCTCAGCCCATAAGCGAGGAAATTCGCCGCTACAGCAAATGCTTGGACTACGAGGGGTTCCCGCTTCCGGGCTACCCCGAGCCGATGTACCAGTGCATCACCAAGGCTGAGCTCGACTGCGGCATACAAAGGTGCGGAGCGCCTGCGTGATTCCACACATTTGCAGCCTGAAATCTCACAGCTACAACGACAAGTGCTTCCTTGCCGCGAAACAAAAGGATGGTGCGTCAGGAGCGCCCCTTCCACACATCTTTGCAGTGTTCATCTTCAAGCTTGAGGGTGGTGTCTCCGAGGAACGAGGTTAGTCCATTCGCCTTGGGCTTCCGCCACACCGCGCAGACATGAAGCCGTTGCACACGTTCCAGGATCACGAGGAAGAGGGGTAGGACACGCTAGTCGCTCCAGCAGACCTTCCACAGATACGGCCTGGCGTTTCACAAGGTACGGCCCATGTTGGGGTCCTGTTCCGAGGACGGGCGCTTCAACGTCTGGGATGTTTCGGGTACGCCAGCTGCAACTGCGCCTCACCGCTTACAGAACTCGCACCTGTGTACCAGTTCAGCTCGCCCGTGGTGCTGAACTCCGTGGAGTTGCTTGAACACGAGAACCAGGCGCTTGTCGCCGCGGAGGACGGCCACGTGCTCATGTAGGTGCAGGCCCCCGCGTTTcaatgctgcgcagcatggACTTAAGGCAGCCCGTCGTCGCCGGCAAGACCGCCAAGGTCGACAGCGCCGTCAACACCCTGACAATCCACTGCGTCAACACTGACATCTTCGCCTCCGGAACCGCCAGCGGGGTGAGTCGCAGCGCCGCACCCGCGATGCATACATGCCCAGGTTGTACAGCTGTGGGACATACGCAAGCTAGACGCGCCTTTGAGCGGAATCCAGGCGCACGATGCTGCCGTCATCAAGCTCCAGTTCAACCACTATTTCCCCATGCTGATTGGCAGCGCCGCTGAGGATTCCACCGTGCGCGTCTTCGACCTGGAGGCCCCATACAGCGAGGACGAGGATGCTACCCCCACGAACGACGAGGAATGTGA is from Babesia bigemina genome assembly Bbig001, chromosome : IV and encodes:
- a CDS encoding mRNA export protein, putative; the protein is MAYSRGSNDDPKTHFLTGLPDDSISHISWTHTANPLLLGAGSWDKSVRLWRVAPAIGNMVTSESVMLYRQEAPVLASCFSADGTKFFAGGCSNTVMAYDLVSRNPTGMLVAKHDKPVIGVYWVQKLNAIMTTSWDGKICMWDGRQQQPMWTENIETKIFASHFRPNIVCVAGSNGKIHAWNLDNIQHAKSKVTLDSILKCQVRSLCLFPNVTDKSGIVYTSIGGRAVVSYFTEENRSHNFSFKCHRQDVPGKSAQIHPVNAVDFHNVHGTFVTGGGDGVITIWDKEHRSRVKTFNNVDSPVVDVKIHSESNMLAYATSYDWYKGLDQDLLAKTRRQIGIMQLRDEDVKGRPKTIGGRR
- a CDS encoding chromatin assembly factor 1 subunit C, putative, whose translation is MDAHRHNWLVNTRVLYNFISSIRLPHQPIAVEFLPELPGRREPAGDVAFCQLACGLRSEQGEKVALYLLEVALPAQPISEEIRRYSKCLDYEGFPLPGYPEPMYQCITKAELDCGIQSLKSHSYNDKCFLAAKQKDVFIFKLEGGVSEERDMKPLHTFQDHEEEGYGLAFHKVRPMLGSCSEDGRFNVWDVSELAPVYQFSSPVVLNSVELLEHENQALVAAEDGHVLIMDLRQPVVAGKTAKVDSAVNTLTIHCVNTDIFASGTASGLWDIRKLDAPLSGIQAHDAAVIKLQFNHYFPMLIGSAAEDSTVRVFDLEAPYSEDEDATPTNDEECDGEPIELLFTHVGHREHVYDFCWGTEELTETYIASVGDDYGLQLWQITDDVLDFSA